The Paenibacillus sp. FSL R7-0204 genome includes a region encoding these proteins:
- a CDS encoding Rpn family recombination-promoting nuclease/putative transposase has translation MPLPHDEAFKKLLETFFQEFIELFFPELDSMLDYSETRFLMQELLVDIVGEEARELDLLLEIRYKGLDGYILIHLEPQSYRDTQFHERMFIYFSRLFERYRKEHKLIIPIAIFTSDEIREEQDTLEMVIPEHQILRFQFLKVELRKQNWRRFIDSDNAVAAALLAKMGYTTREAIEVRREFLRMFMKLKTRLDQGRLALVMSVADLYFKPDRDQDEEIIKELMIQYPEEGEAIMELMPAWKRWGYEEGIAEGIEQGIEKGIEKGQAEIIRKLLLHGFTPEAVSKAVELPVEEIKKLM, from the coding sequence ATCCCCTTACCGCATGATGAGGCTTTTAAGAAGCTGCTGGAGACGTTCTTTCAGGAATTCATTGAGTTGTTTTTCCCTGAGCTAGATTCGATGCTGGACTATAGTGAAACCCGGTTTCTGATGCAGGAATTGCTGGTCGATATTGTTGGCGAGGAAGCGCGGGAGCTGGATCTGCTGCTGGAAATCCGCTATAAAGGACTGGACGGTTATATTTTGATTCATCTGGAGCCGCAGTCGTATCGGGACACACAGTTTCACGAACGGATGTTTATTTACTTCAGCCGCTTATTCGAGCGCTACCGCAAAGAACATAAGCTGATTATTCCAATTGCCATTTTCACTTCAGATGAGATCAGAGAAGAGCAGGACACCTTGGAGATGGTTATTCCTGAGCACCAGATTCTGCGCTTCCAGTTTCTCAAGGTGGAATTGCGTAAGCAGAACTGGCGCCGGTTTATTGATTCAGACAATGCAGTAGCTGCTGCGTTACTAGCTAAGATGGGGTATACTACAAGAGAAGCAATAGAAGTACGCCGGGAGTTTCTGCGCATGTTCATGAAGCTGAAGACACGACTCGATCAAGGTCGGCTGGCGCTTGTGATGTCAGTAGCAGATTTATATTTTAAACCGGACCGGGACCAGGATGAAGAGATTATAAAAGAGTTAATGATACAATACCCGGAGGAGGGTGAAGCGATTATGGAACTCATGCCAGCCTGGAAGCGTTGGGGATATGAAGAGGGTATAGCTGAAGGAATAGAACAAGGCATAGAGAAAGGCATAGAAAAGGGCCAAGCAGAGATTATCCGTAAGTTACTGCTTCATGGATTTACTCCGGAAGCGGTGTCCAAGGCTGTGGAGTTACCGGTGGAAGAGATTAAGAAGCTGATGTAA
- the yfkAB gene encoding radical SAM/CxCxxxxC motif protein YfkAB encodes MSILEPSSSIIPVKELSPEYDPWDPITSLREYGQHVLTSVEMTVTNLCNMRCEHCAVGDSLTMKEGELLPLTQMLKRLEEVEHLQTISITGGEPMFRAGTVENTIVPLLKYARERGIRSQINSNLTMPYSRYEQLLPYLDVMHISFNYVNGDDFHEVGFANSGHPVSKEAAYRLYDTMLENSRRLSSDGMLISAESMINYRTHTKLPEIHRLIGDMGARRHEVHPMYASSFASKLPVLSLREMNTAIHSLLDHRDPEMWMLFGTLPFFACSFLEEDQQLLGRLRSEKNVTLRNDPDGRNRVNVNLFTGDVFVTDFADISAFGNISNSKLDDIFTEWQTKHPLNQQVNCYCDAAGCCGPNLLVADMYYPGVDFKTRKAITL; translated from the coding sequence ATGAGTATATTAGAGCCATCATCATCTATAATTCCTGTAAAAGAGCTGTCGCCGGAGTATGATCCGTGGGACCCGATTACTTCACTCCGCGAATACGGGCAGCATGTACTGACCAGTGTAGAGATGACGGTCACGAATCTATGCAACATGCGCTGCGAGCATTGCGCCGTCGGCGATAGTCTCACGATGAAAGAGGGAGAGCTACTGCCTTTGACTCAGATGCTGAAGCGTCTGGAGGAGGTGGAGCACCTGCAGACCATCAGCATTACAGGCGGGGAGCCGATGTTCCGTGCCGGGACGGTGGAGAATACTATCGTACCGCTGCTGAAATATGCACGGGAGCGGGGTATCCGTTCACAGATCAACTCGAATCTGACTATGCCATATTCCCGTTATGAGCAGCTGCTCCCTTACCTGGACGTTATGCATATCTCGTTCAACTATGTGAACGGTGATGACTTCCACGAGGTGGGCTTTGCGAACAGCGGTCACCCGGTCTCGAAGGAGGCCGCCTACCGGCTGTACGACACGATGCTGGAGAATTCCCGCCGGCTGAGCAGCGATGGAATGCTGATCTCTGCCGAGTCGATGATCAATTACCGTACGCACACCAAGCTTCCCGAGATTCACCGGCTGATTGGGGACATGGGGGCAAGACGTCATGAGGTACACCCGATGTACGCATCCAGCTTCGCCTCGAAGCTGCCTGTGCTGTCGCTCCGGGAGATGAATACTGCGATTCATTCCCTCTTGGATCATCGTGACCCGGAGATGTGGATGCTGTTTGGCACGCTGCCGTTCTTCGCCTGCAGCTTCCTGGAGGAAGACCAGCAGCTGCTCGGCAGACTGCGCAGCGAGAAGAATGTAACGCTGCGTAATGATCCGGACGGAAGAAACCGGGTCAATGTGAACCTGTTCACGGGCGACGTCTTTGTAACGGACTTCGCTGACATATCCGCCTTTGGTAATATCAGCAACTCGAAGCTGGATGACATTTTCACCGAGTGGCAGACTAAGCATCCCTTGAATCAGCAAGTGAACTGTTATTGTGATGCAGCAGGCTGCTGCGGACCTAACCTGCTCGTGGCCGATATGTATTATCCCGGGGTCGATTTCAAAACCAGAAAAGCGATCACCTTGTAG
- a CDS encoding spore coat associated protein CotJA, translating into MNSQDRVWTPYRGPFDPCPPVPFKTYVVPPNQFVTFQPPNLPQFSLPEALKHGTLWPSLYSPYESKFKGGK; encoded by the coding sequence TTGAACTCCCAGGATCGCGTATGGACACCGTACAGGGGACCGTTTGATCCTTGTCCGCCGGTGCCGTTCAAGACGTACGTTGTGCCGCCGAACCAATTCGTCACGTTTCAGCCCCCGAATCTGCCGCAGTTCTCCCTGCCGGAGGCGCTCAAGCATGGAACGTTATGGCCATCGCTATACAGCCCTTATGAGTCCAAGTTCAAAGGAGGGAAGTAG
- a CDS encoding HD-GYP domain-containing protein encodes MRLVSVNRLQAGMKLGKKIYNDEGLVLLADGVELTDPLIKRLARIDIGYIYIEDSLTEDIVIPGMLQDETRNQALKVIRNQFQQMSGASGITKGFYHLDKKFSKVMDSILDDMSLQEDPMIMLLDMHTADNYLYVHSLNVCLYTLVLGIAHGYSKEELRVIGLGALLHDIGKTQIPVKIVQKPGMLSEEEFRHMQAHTEIGYRILKEEPNIPLLAAHCALQHHERIDGSGYPRGLTGPQIHEYAKWLGVADSYDAMTSNRIYKKAMLPHQAVEALYVGSGTLYEQKQLELFRDRVAIYPLGLTVKLSSGESGVVVKIDPSTPHRPVVRVLNGPEGETVTPYERDLSKALSVVIVDVTDGGEPVVKSTG; translated from the coding sequence GTGCGTCTAGTATCCGTCAATCGGCTTCAGGCGGGAATGAAGCTGGGTAAAAAAATATATAATGATGAAGGGCTGGTTCTGCTCGCGGACGGAGTGGAGCTTACCGATCCCCTGATCAAGCGGCTTGCCAGAATCGATATCGGCTATATCTATATTGAGGATTCGCTCACGGAGGATATTGTGATTCCCGGAATGCTGCAGGATGAGACGCGCAATCAGGCGCTCAAGGTGATCCGGAACCAGTTTCAGCAGATGTCCGGCGCCTCGGGGATTACCAAGGGCTTTTATCATCTGGATAAGAAGTTCTCCAAGGTGATGGATTCCATCCTCGACGACATGTCCCTGCAGGAGGATCCGATGATCATGCTGCTTGACATGCACACGGCTGACAATTATCTGTACGTCCATTCCCTGAACGTATGCCTGTATACGCTGGTGCTTGGCATTGCCCATGGCTACAGCAAAGAAGAGCTTCGGGTCATCGGGCTAGGTGCACTGCTGCATGATATCGGCAAGACACAGATTCCTGTCAAAATTGTACAAAAGCCCGGTATGCTCAGCGAAGAGGAATTCCGTCATATGCAGGCGCATACCGAGATCGGATACCGTATCCTCAAGGAAGAGCCGAATATTCCTCTGCTGGCGGCCCACTGTGCCCTGCAGCATCATGAACGGATTGATGGCTCCGGCTACCCGCGCGGCCTGACGGGTCCGCAGATCCATGAATATGCGAAATGGCTGGGGGTAGCGGATTCCTATGATGCAATGACCTCCAACCGGATCTACAAAAAAGCCATGCTGCCCCATCAGGCGGTAGAAGCGCTGTATGTCGGCTCGGGAACCTTGTATGAGCAGAAGCAGCTGGAGTTATTCAGAGACCGCGTGGCCATCTATCCGCTGGGCCTTACGGTGAAGCTCAGCTCCGGCGAGAGCGGTGTGGTGGTCAAGATTGATCCCAGCACGCCGCATCGGCCTGTTGTCCGGGTGCTGAACGGACCCGAAGGCGAAACGGTTACCCCCTATGAACGTGATCTCAGCAAAGCCCTCTCTGTAGTCATTGTGGATGTGACGGACGGGGGAGAACCTGTAGTGAAAAGTACCGGATAG
- a CDS encoding acetyl-CoA C-acetyltransferase, whose product MNRVALVRPLRTVVGSFNNGLSTLGATELGAKVMTACLQQSHVEPALVEQIYLGNVLQAGEGQNPARQAALQAGIPIEVPATTINTVCGSGLHAVALAYNSIRAEQGSILMAGGMESMSNAPYVLRNARNGYKLGNSELIDTVVADGLTCPVNKYHMGITAENIAEKYHISRLEQDEFAYNSQIKAAEAKRNQVFAEQIVPVMTKIKKETVWFAEDEHVRGEVSKEKLAHLKPAFKENGSVTAGNASGINDGAAAVLVMSEDKCKEQEVEPLAYIKGYSLVGVDPAYMGMGPVRAIKSLLKDQGIPLHAIDLFEINEAFAAQAIAVLHELEINPEKVNVNGGAIAIGHPVGASGARVLVTLVHEMVRRSSHYGIASLCIGTGMGIAMLVENARY is encoded by the coding sequence GTGAACAGAGTTGCATTGGTTAGACCCTTACGGACTGTAGTTGGTTCATTTAACAACGGACTTTCGACACTTGGTGCTACGGAATTAGGAGCAAAGGTAATGACCGCCTGCCTTCAGCAAAGCCATGTAGAGCCTGCTTTAGTGGAGCAGATTTATCTGGGCAATGTTCTACAGGCGGGCGAGGGTCAGAATCCTGCCAGACAGGCGGCGCTGCAAGCTGGTATTCCGATTGAAGTACCTGCAACAACCATTAATACCGTTTGCGGTTCAGGGCTTCATGCCGTTGCTTTAGCTTACAACTCTATTCGGGCTGAACAAGGGAGTATCCTCATGGCCGGAGGGATGGAGAGTATGTCGAATGCCCCTTATGTGCTGAGAAATGCAAGAAACGGCTATAAGCTTGGAAACAGCGAGCTGATAGATACCGTGGTTGCAGATGGCCTGACCTGTCCGGTCAATAAATATCATATGGGCATTACTGCCGAGAACATTGCCGAAAAATATCATATTTCGCGATTGGAGCAGGATGAGTTTGCCTACAACAGCCAGATCAAGGCCGCCGAAGCTAAACGGAACCAGGTTTTTGCCGAGCAGATTGTGCCCGTGATGACCAAAATCAAAAAGGAGACAGTCTGGTTCGCGGAGGATGAGCATGTAAGAGGAGAGGTCAGCAAAGAGAAGCTTGCTCATCTGAAGCCTGCTTTTAAGGAAAACGGGTCAGTGACTGCCGGGAATGCTTCGGGGATCAATGATGGAGCGGCGGCTGTGCTGGTCATGTCGGAAGACAAATGCAAGGAGCAAGAGGTAGAGCCTTTAGCCTATATTAAGGGCTATTCACTGGTGGGCGTAGACCCTGCGTATATGGGGATGGGTCCGGTAAGAGCCATTAAGTCGCTGCTTAAGGACCAGGGCATTCCTCTTCATGCCATCGATCTGTTCGAGATTAATGAAGCTTTTGCGGCACAGGCCATCGCGGTATTACATGAGCTTGAGATTAACCCTGAGAAGGTGAACGTCAACGGCGGCGCTATTGCGATTGGACATCCTGTCGGGGCAAGTGGAGCCAGAGTGTTAGTTACACTGGTGCATGAAATGGTACGGAGATCGTCGCATTACGGTATAGCCAGCTTGTGCATCGGAACGGGGATGGGCATTGCCATGCTAGTTGAGAACGCACGTTATTAA
- a CDS encoding manganese catalase family protein, with amino-acid sequence MWIYEKKLQYPVRVGKCDVRMARYLMEQYGGADGELAAALRYMNQRYAIPDKVIGVLTDISTEEFAHLEMIATMIYKLTKDASVQELEAAGLGPNYAQRDHALFYNNSAGVPFTAAYIAAKGDPIADLYEDIAAEEKARATYQWLIDMTDDVDLQDSLKFLREREIIHAIRFKESVQILIEEKDKKRVF; translated from the coding sequence ATGTGGATTTATGAGAAAAAGCTGCAATACCCGGTGCGTGTCGGCAAATGTGATGTGCGGATGGCCCGGTATCTGATGGAGCAATACGGCGGTGCGGACGGCGAGCTGGCTGCGGCGCTGCGTTATATGAACCAGCGGTATGCTATACCCGATAAGGTAATTGGTGTACTAACGGATATTTCCACTGAGGAATTCGCCCATCTCGAGATGATTGCCACTATGATCTACAAGCTGACCAAGGACGCCTCGGTGCAGGAGCTGGAAGCCGCAGGCTTAGGCCCGAACTATGCGCAGCGGGATCATGCGCTGTTCTACAACAACTCTGCCGGTGTTCCGTTCACAGCTGCCTACATTGCGGCCAAGGGTGATCCAATCGCTGACCTGTATGAGGACATCGCCGCAGAGGAGAAGGCCCGGGCTACATACCAGTGGCTGATTGACATGACCGACGATGTGGATCTGCAGGACAGCCTCAAGTTCCTGCGCGAGCGGGAGATCATTCATGCGATCCGGTTCAAGGAATCGGTGCAGATTTTGATTGAGGAGAAGGATAAGAAGCGGGTGTTTTGA
- a CDS encoding acetoacetate decarboxylase, with protein MNAKEVLSLQSMPAASPGYGRPPYRFIDREFMVITYESDPAAIRQAVPEPLQPDGSNTVSYEWIKMPDSSGLGSYEESGIVIPCTFQGEPCNFVAQMYLNNAPAILGGREIWGFPKKWASPRLTVAGTETLTGTLYYNDVLVAVGTMPYKQNLLDIEDTARAIAKTQVNLKLIPDVDGTPKIAQLVAYTLEDVHVKGAWTGPARLSLIPHVNAPVADLPVKTYRGGKHFIADLTLPYGKVIHDYIIQ; from the coding sequence ATGAATGCAAAAGAGGTGCTATCGCTGCAATCCATGCCTGCGGCCAGTCCAGGTTACGGGCGTCCGCCCTACCGCTTCATTGACCGTGAATTTATGGTCATCACTTATGAATCTGACCCTGCTGCGATCAGACAGGCGGTCCCGGAACCCTTGCAGCCGGATGGAAGTAACACCGTGTCTTATGAATGGATCAAGATGCCCGATTCGTCGGGCCTGGGAAGCTATGAGGAGAGCGGGATCGTGATTCCGTGTACCTTTCAGGGGGAGCCGTGCAATTTTGTGGCTCAGATGTATCTGAATAATGCGCCTGCCATTCTGGGAGGACGGGAGATCTGGGGGTTCCCCAAAAAGTGGGCCTCTCCCCGCCTGACAGTTGCAGGTACAGAGACGCTGACCGGCACGCTATATTATAACGATGTCCTGGTGGCCGTGGGAACGATGCCTTACAAGCAAAATCTGCTGGATATAGAGGACACTGCTAGAGCTATCGCCAAAACCCAAGTGAATCTGAAGCTGATTCCCGATGTGGATGGGACCCCCAAGATTGCGCAGCTGGTTGCCTACACTCTTGAAGATGTTCACGTAAAAGGCGCTTGGACCGGGCCGGCCCGCTTAAGCCTGATTCCCCATGTGAATGCCCCTGTAGCCGATTTGCCGGTGAAGACGTACCGCGGGGGAAAGCATTTCATTGCTGATCTAACGCTGCCCTACGGCAAAGTCATTCATGACTATATCATCCAGTAG
- a CDS encoding CoA transferase subunit A: MINKLISAEDAVKRVKDGDTVMVGGFLAGGHPEELVRALVETQSAGQLSLISNDTGTPELSIYKLVKSGRVKRIYASYIGSNPETGRLLMTKEAEVNLYPQGTLAEKIRAGGAGLGGVLTPVGVGTIVEEGKRKLDIEGRDYLLELPLHADVALIRAHKADEAGNLVIDGSSRNFNFVMAMAADYVVAEVDNYVKLGEIDPNHVNVPGILIDAIVKAGNTHE, encoded by the coding sequence ATGATAAACAAATTAATCTCTGCCGAAGACGCCGTGAAGAGGGTGAAGGATGGAGATACCGTGATGGTCGGCGGTTTTCTGGCTGGAGGCCACCCCGAAGAATTGGTGCGTGCGCTTGTCGAGACGCAGTCAGCCGGTCAGCTCTCGCTAATTTCCAATGATACCGGCACCCCGGAATTATCGATCTATAAGCTGGTCAAAAGCGGCCGGGTCAAGCGGATCTATGCCTCCTATATCGGCTCCAACCCGGAAACGGGAAGGCTGCTGATGACCAAAGAAGCGGAGGTGAATCTCTATCCGCAGGGCACGTTAGCTGAGAAAATCCGGGCTGGTGGAGCGGGGCTGGGTGGTGTGTTAACCCCTGTAGGAGTAGGGACGATTGTAGAGGAAGGTAAGAGGAAGCTCGATATTGAAGGGAGGGACTATTTACTCGAGCTGCCTCTCCATGCAGATGTGGCACTAATCCGGGCCCATAAGGCGGACGAGGCGGGGAATCTGGTGATCGACGGCTCTTCCCGGAACTTCAATTTCGTCATGGCGATGGCAGCGGATTATGTAGTAGCTGAGGTAGATAATTATGTGAAGCTCGGGGAGATTGATCCCAATCATGTCAATGTCCCGGGAATCTTGATTGATGCCATTGTAAAGGCGGGGAATACGCATGAATAA
- a CDS encoding hemolysin family protein: MHTEFEIGRLVLNLLLVLVLVLLNGIFVAAEFSLVKVRQSRLTQLVSEGNKMAGYALKVNKRLDSYLSATQFGITLASLGLGWVGEPAISELLVEPLMYQIGVTDQTLISTVSVIIGFSIITFLHIVLGELAPKSLAIQKTEGSALLLSAPLMFFYNLFLPFIWVLNASANALLRLFGVEPASEAEAAHSEEEIRILMNQSAKSGVIDQDEMKLMDNIFEFSDLLAREVMLPRTDMDVLYSNLPLEENMRIITETKHSRYPVALEDKDRIIGFIHITDLLFAPPEQQNDLASLVRPILNVPESMEISHALRLMQKNKAQLTLVVDEYGGTAGLLTAEEILEEIVGDLHDEFEDERPSVERNGDYISVEGRMLIEDVNDLTGVVIEDDEVDSIGGWLFKELEGNPSKGKQVVVGDVTFEVEESTRLRITRINIHREPSPEPEEDAEGREDAKE, from the coding sequence GTGCATACGGAATTTGAAATAGGAAGATTAGTGCTTAATCTTTTGCTCGTTCTGGTGCTCGTATTATTAAATGGTATCTTTGTTGCGGCGGAATTCTCTCTGGTCAAGGTCAGACAATCCCGTCTGACCCAGCTGGTCAGCGAAGGCAACAAAATGGCCGGATATGCGCTGAAGGTCAACAAGCGGCTGGATTCGTATCTGTCGGCCACCCAGTTCGGGATTACACTTGCTTCTCTTGGACTCGGCTGGGTCGGGGAACCGGCGATCTCGGAACTCCTGGTGGAGCCTCTGATGTACCAGATCGGTGTTACTGACCAGACGTTAATCTCTACGGTATCTGTGATTATCGGCTTCTCCATTATTACCTTCTTACATATTGTGCTGGGGGAACTGGCACCGAAATCTCTGGCTATTCAAAAAACAGAAGGCTCAGCCCTGCTGCTGTCCGCACCGTTGATGTTCTTCTATAATCTGTTTCTGCCCTTCATCTGGGTGCTGAATGCATCTGCGAACGCTCTGCTGAGACTGTTCGGCGTGGAGCCGGCCAGTGAAGCCGAGGCTGCCCATTCGGAGGAGGAAATCCGCATTCTGATGAATCAGAGCGCGAAGAGCGGGGTGATCGATCAGGATGAAATGAAGCTGATGGATAACATCTTCGAATTCTCGGACCTGCTGGCCCGTGAGGTGATGCTGCCGCGTACCGATATGGATGTACTATACAGCAATCTTCCGCTGGAGGAGAACATGCGAATCATTACGGAAACGAAGCATTCGCGTTATCCGGTGGCCTTAGAAGATAAGGACCGGATTATCGGCTTCATTCATATCACGGATCTGCTGTTCGCCCCGCCGGAGCAGCAGAATGATCTGGCTTCGCTGGTCCGTCCGATTCTGAACGTGCCGGAATCGATGGAGATTAGCCATGCGCTGCGGCTGATGCAGAAGAATAAGGCCCAGCTGACGCTGGTCGTTGACGAGTACGGCGGAACTGCGGGGCTGCTGACCGCTGAAGAGATCCTGGAGGAGATCGTCGGCGATCTGCATGACGAGTTCGAGGATGAGCGCCCCAGCGTGGAGCGCAACGGGGATTACATCTCCGTGGAAGGACGGATGCTGATTGAAGACGTCAACGATCTTACGGGCGTCGTGATTGAGGATGACGAGGTGGATTCCATCGGTGGCTGGCTGTTCAAGGAGCTGGAGGGCAACCCGTCCAAAGGTAAACAGGTAGTGGTTGGCGACGTTACCTTCGAGGTAGAGGAGTCCACCCGGCTACGGATCACCCGGATCAACATCCACCGCGAGCCTTCGCCAGAACCTGAAGAGGATGCGGAAGGCCGGGAAGATGCGAAGGAGTAA
- a CDS encoding spore coat protein CotJB, with protein sequence MEANPCEPRYYEMLEQLQVLDFALVELNLYLDTHPQDVKAIEQFNQLTYERTKLANQFQELYGPLQNFGRAYSKAPWQWSESPWPWQV encoded by the coding sequence ATGGAAGCTAATCCTTGCGAGCCCCGTTATTACGAGATGCTGGAGCAGCTGCAGGTGCTTGATTTTGCACTCGTAGAGCTGAATCTGTACCTGGATACTCATCCGCAGGATGTGAAGGCGATTGAACAGTTCAATCAGCTGACGTATGAGCGCACCAAGCTGGCGAACCAGTTCCAGGAGCTATACGGACCGCTGCAGAATTTCGGCCGAGCCTATTCCAAGGCTCCATGGCAATGGAGCGAGAGTCCCTGGCCTTGGCAAGTCTAA